The Acidimicrobiales bacterium genome contains the following window.
AGCGTGCCTTTGCCGCGAAAGACCGTGAGCTGCATCTTGCGGCCGTAGAGCTGGAAGTTCTTGTTGAAGTACTTGATCAGCGTCTCGTACGTGCGGATGTAGTCGTCACGGGTCGTCGATCCGCCGATCGGGTTCTTGCCGGTCAGCTTGGCGATCACCGAACCGATGTCGTACGGCGGGCCGGGGTCGCGCAGCACGATGTTGATCGTGGAGGCGGTGACGCCTTGCGAGGTCGCCCCGCCGTTGTTGCCGCCGGCCCACGTCGCGCATGGTGGTGAGTACGGGTCGTGTTGGATCTGCAGGCCGGGGCAGGCGCTCGCTCCCGCGCCGGGGGTGCCGACTTGCCCCGGTGTTCCTGCCGTCGCGCCTCCGGTGCCCCCGCCAGCGGCCCCCGCCGTTGTCGACCCGGTCGCCGCGGCCGAAGGAGCGTTGGTGGTGCCGCCCGTCGAGGCCGCGGCTCCGCTCGAGGTCTCCGTGGTCACGCGCTCTTCGGGCGCGACGGTCGGGACCGTGATGGCCATCAACAAGAAGGCCACGAGCATGCACAGCAACGGGCCGTAGCCGCGCAGCAGCCGGTTCTCCGAACCGCGTCCGTGCAACAAGCTCATGTCGTCGGCTCCCTTCTCCTGCCGGCAGCGGTCTTGCGTCGTCGGAAGGCTTCGTCGACGACGAGCACGCCGAGCGTGAACACGCCGGCGGCAAGGGCCCCGGTGAAGCCGCGCCCCAACCAGCACCCGGGTCGCCCCGCGGGGCTGGTCGACTGGCAGTGCACCGCGGTCCGTTGCATCGCAGGGGCTTGGTCCGCCGACGCGGTCGGTGCGGCGGCCGGCGGGCCCACCGGTGTCGCGCCTGGTGCTGCGCCGGTGGTGGCGCCGGGTGTTCCGGGCGTTGCTGCGGTGCCGGTCGCGCCGGGCGACGGCTCGCCGAGGGCCGCCGGCGCGAAGCCGGGTGGCGGGTAGTACGTGTCGTCGATGGTCGTGGTCACGCCACCGACGTTGAGCTGCACCTCGCCCGTGCCGCCGAGCGCGGCAGTGGCGACAGCGATCAGCAGAGGGGCGCTGGAACCGAACGTGTTCCAGGTGGTGTTCACGTCGGGGCTGATCGCGTCGAGCGCGCCGCCGAGCTCCTTGCAGTGCTGTGCATCGAAGAAGTTGTGCAGCACGGTCTGGATGATCGATCGGACTTGCGGGTTGTTGAGCAGAGTGGCGAACACCGGGGCGAGCAGCCACGACTTGCCGCCCATCGCGATGGTCAGAGGGGACACCGTGTGCGAGCCGGCGGCCGGGTTGGTCGACACCGCGGGCAGGCGGATCTGCAGGCCCAGCGGCGCGAGCAGTGCATTGACGCGATCGATGGCGGCGGGGAGTTGTGCCAGGCCGGGGACGGGGATCGACACGGCCGGCGCGCCGGGAAGCGCCACCGAGATCCCGTCCAAGTGGAACCCCGCCGAGCTGGATTCCGTGTCGGCCCGATGGTCGGGTCCGACACGGGTCTGGGAGAGGTCCCAACGCAGGCCGTGCAGCGTGAGCAGGCCACCGAGCACCTTCACGTCGCCGACTCGGACCTGCGCCGTAGCGGTGCGCGTCTGGGTGTCGGCCTTGGTGGCCGCACCGACCGTGGTGGTGGCGCCGGTCAGCTCGACGAGGGGCGGCAACAGGGCCGACGCGAGTGTGGTCGTGGCGCTGGCTTTGGCGCCGGGCGCAGCTTGGGCGCTCTGGGAAGCGCCTTGCCCACCGTTGCTCGGTGCGAGCTCGACCGCTCTGGTGTTGCCGTTGACCGACGTGTCGGCCACCACGTCGGCCGGCAAGAACGCGCCCACGTCGGTCGCGGAGCGGCCGCAGACGTGGGAGGAGCTGGCCACGCGCAGGATCGGGATGTCGGCGAGCGTGCTGTCGCCGAGCGCCGACCGGTCCCGGTAGCTTGCCGACGCGGCGCCCAGCAGCACTTCGACATGCAAGTTGCCGGCGGCGATGGTGGGGGAGACGAGTGTTGCCTGGGCGCTCGCGGTGCCGGGCGTGAAGTCGGTGGAGGCGGGTGTGCCGGACTGGGCCGTTCCGGGGCCGGCCGACAGCGCCACCAACATCCAGACCAAGCCGACGGTGACCAGCACGCGGCGGGCCGCGCGCCGCCCTCCGCCCCGTGTTGCGAGCTGCATCGTCCCCCCGAATGCACACGTGACCGTAGTCACGTTATCAGTGGGACGTGGTTGGGGCTAGGAAAAGTGGTGAGGGTCGGGAGAAGTCCGACAAGGTTGTGTCAGTGAACCTGACACCTTCGGCTGACCGCCCGGTGTCGACGCGAATCGGCAAGGAGGTCGCAGTGGGCGAACACCTTCGTCTCGCCAATCCCCCGCGCCGAATCGGTGTGGTCGCACGGCGATGGGGTGGTGCTCGGCGGCCTCGAGGCGCTGCCCGTGGTGCTCGGCTCGGAGCGGGTGCCGCTCGCGAAGCGATCAGGAATCGAGAAGCATCGGTCGGCTGCCGTCCGTACCGTGGAGCGCATGTCGAACACTTACGCCGTTGACTTCACCGATGTGTCCACCGTCGGTCTCGAATCGTCGCCCGTCGCCGAGGCCCTCGCCGGACTGCGCGCCAACGAGGCCCGCTACTTCAAGAACAAGTACGACCACGTGTTCACCGTCGAGCCCGCGAGCGACGCCAAGAAGGCGGTCGACTACGTGTCCCGCATCCTCGACGAGGAGCGCGCCATCGTGATCGCCTCCCCGCCGCTCGAAGCCACCATGTTCGAGGTCGCCGGGATCCGCATGGCCTACGTGTTCTACGAGAGCGGCCTGGCCATCAACGTGATGTACACGCTTGCCGACGCCGGCAAGCGAGCGGTGGGCTTGAAGCTGTCCGAAGGCATGGAGATCCCCGACGAGCTCTCGTCGTTCAAGTTCGCCCGCCAGAAGTCGACGCTGGCCGGCACGATCCGGGGCTCGTTCTTCGTGATCAAAGGCGAGCACTGACGGTCGGGTCGGGCCCGTTGTTTGGCTGGTTTGTGTCGGAATCCGACACAAACCAGCCAATCTGCCGGGTGCGCGGGCCGAGCCGAGCGGGCGAGGCGGGCTGGCCGGTCGTCCGCCGGCTTCGGGGCCGTGCTCAGGCTTGCTTGGCGTTCGGGCCGATCACGGGGTTGGGGTCGGTGGGCGTGACGCCGCCGCTGTTGGCCGCCGCCGTGACGGCGCGGCCGTAGGTGTTGGCGACGATGGCCACGCCATGGTGGTTCGACACTGCGGTGATCGACCCGTCGACGGTGTTGCCGGTGCAGCCGAGCGTGGGGTCGCCGATGACGACGATGCCCTTGGCGTTCTGGGCGATCACGGAGTTGTCGACGTGTGAGCCGCACACGACGAGGGAGCCGCCGCCGTTGTCGATGATCGACCCGGTCACCGTCGAGTTCGTGATGACCACGGCGCCGGGACCGGTCACGACGAGCGAGCCGCTGATGTGGGTGCCGTCGAGGCAGGTCGTGCCAGAAGCGACGACGACCGATGCGCGTGTGCCGGTCAGCGTGGTGCTGCATGCCGCCGGCACCGTCGCCGCAGTCGACGTCGAGGCGGTGAAGTTCGAGTCGCCGCCGTACACCGCGACGATCGGCTCGCCCGGCACCGCCACGGTGAGCTGGACCGTCGCGGTGCCGTCGGGTTGCACCGCAGCGGTGCCGACGGCGGGGCCTGACGCGGTGCCGATGTGGAACGTCACTGACCCGGTCGGGCTGAGTTGCGTGCCGGCGATGTCGGGTGTGACCGACGCGGTCAAGGTCGTCTGACCGCCTGCCGAGGTGGGCGCGATGGGTGCCACGGCGGTGGTCGTGGGCTCGGGCTGCACCGTGAAGGTGAACGATGCCGAGGTGGCCTGGAACGAGTCGGAGGACGTGTACGTGGCTTGCAGGGCGACCTGGCCGGGGCGAAGTTCGGCCTGTCCGACCCCGAGACCGCCAGTCGGTGGGTACGTGCAGCGGACCGCCTGGTCGCTCGGAGCCGTCGCGGGGATGTTCGCCGTGCACGCGGTCTGCCAGCCGGCGCCTTGGTCGATCCGGAACGCCACCGTGCCGCTCGAGGGGAACGGGTTCAGGCGGGCCGCGAACGTGACCTGCTGCCCGTAGGTGGGGCTCGCGGGTGCGACGGACGCGGCGACGCCCTGCACGGTGATGGTGACAGTGCCGATGTCGGTGCCGCCGTGGCCGTCGCTGACGGTGTACGTGAAGGCGTCGGTGCCGCTGTAGTCGTTGGCGGGGGTGTAAGTGACGGTGCCGTTGCCGTTGAGGGTGGCGGCGCCGTGGGTCGGGTTGGTGATGGCGGTGACGGTCAGGGTGTCGCCGTCGGGGTCGGTGTCGTTGGCAGCCGGGTCGATCGTGACCGGGTTGCCCCCCGGGGTCATCGCGGTGTCGTCGACGGCCGAGGGCGGGTCGTTCACCGCGGTGATGGTGATGTCGATGGCGCCGATGTCGGTGCCGCCGTGGCCGTCGCTGACGGTGTACGTGAAGGCGTCGGCGCCGTTGTAGTCGTTGGCGGGGGTGTAAGTGACGGTGCCGTTGCCGTTGAGGGTGGCGGCGCCGTGGGT
Protein-coding sequences here:
- a CDS encoding cadherin-like domain-containing protein, coding for PPPPPPPAGGWGYGSGGNGGVPQATGTAGGAGGGGSAVLAGGTPLIVAGGGGGGGSGSVPGTGGDAAADGQASGVDGVAGGLAGGAPTPDGLDAVHDSDYHNTAGAGGGGGGLLGGTGGHTGSSLEVSSSGSGGGGGANLVPTGGSAAADHTGDGQVTISYTKVNQPPSAVDDTATTAEDTPVTIDPAANDTDPDGDTLTVTAITNPTHGAATLNGNGTVTYTPANDYNGADAFTYTVSDGHGGTDIGAIDITITAVNDPPSAVDDTAMTPGGNPVTIDPAANDTDPDGDTLTVTAITNPTHGAATLNGNGTVTYTPANDYSGTDAFTYTVSDGHGGTDIGTVTITVQGVAASVAPASPTYGQQVTFAARLNPFPSSGTVAFRIDQGAGWQTACTANIPATAPSDQAVRCTYPPTGGLGVGQAELRPGQVALQATYTSSDSFQATSASFTFTVQPEPTTTAVAPIAPTSAGGQTTLTASVTPDIAGTQLSPTGSVTFHIGTASGPAVGTAAVQPDGTATVQLTVAVPGEPIVAVYGGDSNFTASTSTAATVPAACSTTLTGTRASVVVASGTTCLDGTHISGSLVVTGPGAVVITNSTVTGSIIDNGGGSLVVCGSHVDNSVIAQNAKGIVVIGDPTLGCTGNTVDGSITAVSNHHGVAIVANTYGRAVTAAANSGGVTPTDPNPVIGPNAKQA
- a CDS encoding phage tail protein; translated protein: MSNTYAVDFTDVSTVGLESSPVAEALAGLRANEARYFKNKYDHVFTVEPASDAKKAVDYVSRILDEERAIVIASPPLEATMFEVAGIRMAYVFYESGLAINVMYTLADAGKRAVGLKLSEGMEIPDELSSFKFARQKSTLAGTIRGSFFVIKGEH
- a CDS encoding choice-of-anchor P family protein: MQLATRGGGRRAARRVLVTVGLVWMLVALSAGPGTAQSGTPASTDFTPGTASAQATLVSPTIAAGNLHVEVLLGAASASYRDRSALGDSTLADIPILRVASSSHVCGRSATDVGAFLPADVVADTSVNGNTRAVELAPSNGGQGASQSAQAAPGAKASATTTLASALLPPLVELTGATTTVGAATKADTQTRTATAQVRVGDVKVLGGLLTLHGLRWDLSQTRVGPDHRADTESSSAGFHLDGISVALPGAPAVSIPVPGLAQLPAAIDRVNALLAPLGLQIRLPAVSTNPAAGSHTVSPLTIAMGGKSWLLAPVFATLLNNPQVRSIIQTVLHNFFDAQHCKELGGALDAISPDVNTTWNTFGSSAPLLIAVATAALGGTGEVQLNVGGVTTTIDDTYYPPPGFAPAALGEPSPGATGTAATPGTPGATTGAAPGATPVGPPAAAPTASADQAPAMQRTAVHCQSTSPAGRPGCWLGRGFTGALAAGVFTLGVLVVDEAFRRRKTAAGRRREPTT